GGGTCTTGTGGATTTTGTCCAGGACTCCGTTGACGAACGAAGGAGAATCCTGCGAGCCAAACCGGCGGGCCAGTTCGATGGCTTCATCGAGTGCCACGGGTGCGGGGGTGGAATCGCTCAGGTGCAGCATCTCGTAAGAGCCGAGGCGAAGCACATTGCGATCGACTCCGGCCATGCGGTGCAGCTTCCAGTTGTCCGCCGCCGCGCTAAGCCCTTTGTCTATTTCTTCCAATTTGCCCAAAACTCCGTCGTAGAGCTGCAAAGCAAACGGAATAAGCGATTTATCCCGCAAACGGTCCCCCACGAATCGCTCGACTTCGGCCCGCTGAGTATTTTTGTTGAAGTCTTTTTGAAAGAGCAGCTGCATCGCCACTTCACGAGCTTTAGAACGTTTGGTCATCGTCACCCAGAGAATGAAAAAGCTGCAAAATTAAATCGACATTATCATTTTATGAAATTGCGGAACGAGCTTCCTATCTTCTCTTCGGGTTGTCAGATTTCAGGACATTTGATACATATTGGGGGCCCCAGTAAGCCGAAGTAGATAGAGGGTTCTACAGGCTTTCCGGGGAGGCGAGACATTGCAGGGGCAGGGGTCATCGGATTTCAAACGATTTCCTTCCACAGAGGATTCCATTCCGAATCTTCCCGTGCGCCCCAACTTTGTCATTCGCCAAATGAAGGATTTCAGCTCACCCCAGCGTGCCGTCTTGAAGATCAAAGGATTGATCCGTCGTTTTTTGATTTTCTACAGCGATCTGCGCTTTGGTAAAATGCCGCTGACGTTCGAAAATCCTTTCCATCTCCCATTGATTAATGGCGTCCTTCGCCGTGCCCGTTTGTCGGCACTTTCGGCCGATCCTAAACAATTGAATGGAACGGAAGCCACAGCCGCCCGTTATATACTGGCCCGCTACCTCGAAGATGTCGCTTTGAGGAATCGGTTCCCACTGGGCTTGGCCGAAAACGACCAAGGCGGCTTGTGCGAGGCTCTCTGCAGCGAATTTCAGGCAAATGCCACGGCCGTGGATAACATTCGGACGGCTTTTGCACGCCAGCTGGGCGCCCGCCCCTTACAAGCTTTCGATCACTATCTGGACTGGCACGAGAAATTTCCGCTGAGTCTGACCCCGGCCGGTTCCCGTAGATACATGGAATTTCTGTTGCGCAACCGGGTTACCGTCCACCTCAGCATCGAAGAGATTCTCTGGTTCCATCTGCAAAACGCCGCCGACCCCTACAAGGGAATCATTTCGACCTACCTGCGCATGCCGCTGTGGCAACAGAAATTTCCCAACGGCCTGTCGAAGGCTGAGTTTGAAGAGATGCTGGAATGGATCGACTGCCATTACAAACTCGGCAGTCCTCTTTGGCTCAGTCGGGTTCCCGATCCGAAAAATTTCGAACAATGCCAGGCGGAACGCTCGGGTCGAACGGTCGTCCGAAAGGAAAAACCGCTGGATCTGGGTGCCAACGTGCTGGCTCATTTCCGCTACGCCTCCGGCCTGCAGGAGGCCGCGTTGAATACCGTCCGGGCTCTGGAAGCGGTCAAGTTGCCGCACACGCTGCGCGACGTGCCCGTGGCCAAATCTCTGGATCAGCCCGGTAGGGAACATCTGCTCGGCCAGGAAGTGTTCGACTTTTCGCTGCTGCATCTGGCCCCCATTCCCAATCCGGTTCTGCATTACCCCAAGGCCGGCCTGTGGCAGAGGCCCGGCGTACATCGCGCGGGGATCTGGTACTGGGAACTGGAAGTCATCCCGGAAGAGTGGCCGGCCCATGCCCGGGAATTGAACGAAATCTGGGCCCCGACCCGATTCATTCATCAGGCCATGAGCAAGGTCATGCCGGTGCCCGTCGTCCCGATGCTGCCCGGCGTGCCCGTACCGGTCGCTCCTCAGCTACCCCGACAGAACTTCGGGCTCGATCCGAACAAATTCCTGTTCCTGTTCATGTTCGATATGAACAGCGTCATGGAACGGAAAAATCCCCTAGGTCTGATCGAGGCCTATCGCCGGGCCTTCGGGAATAGTCGATCGACGCAACTGGCTATCAAGGTGTCGCGCGGCAAATCAGATCCCGAATCCTACGCCCGATTGACCGCAGCCGCGGCCACAGTCGGCGGAGTGCTGATCGATCGGGTGATGACCCGCGAAGAATGCTACGGCCTGATGAACTGTTGCGACGCCTACGTTTCGTTGCATCGCTCGGAAGGTTTCGGACTGACCATCGCCGAAGCGATGCTGCTGGGCAAGCCGGTGGTCGCCACGGCCTATTCGGGCAACCTCGATTTCAATACACCCGAAAATTCGAAACTGATTCCCTTCGACCTGATACCGATCACTCAGGCCAGCCCTGTTTATCCCAAAGGCGGTTACTGGGCCGAGCCTTCGATCAGCGCCGCCGCGGAAGCTATGAAGTGGCTCTACGAAGATGCCGCCGGTCGGCAGGCGATAGCCCGTCGCGGCGAAGCGGATGCTCGAAAGATTCTCTCCCTCGAAGCCTATGGCCACCGCATCCAGTCTCATCTGCGGGAACTCAAAGAATTGGGATATGGCACCTCGCGATCGCAAGCGGCTTGATCCCGCGAAATCTCGAAAATTCTATTATCGCCCCTTCAAATCAAATGTTTTGAAATCTCTGACTCTCACGAGCGTTCTTTATTCGTTGCGACAACGTCGAGTTTCGGCTAAACTTGACCCACATCGAAGGCTCTCGCGGGAATGGGTTTATGGATTCGCCAGTAAATGCCCTGAAAAACTGGGCCAAGTGGACCTTTTCCTTTTCAAATAATCGGGAAGCCTGGCGCGAACGAATCTGCCTCTTCTCTCTGGTTCTGCTGAGCGTTCTTCTTTTCGCTTTTTACGGTGCTATTCCCGGTCCGCTGAAACTGATTCTGTCCCTGGTGATGGTGTTTCTGTTCGCCTACGCCGCCCGCAACGGGGCTCTTCGCCTCTTTGGACCAGTGCTGGCCTACGACATGCTGCGGATCGGCCGACGGCGACTCAACTTCACTTTGCGAACCTCCTATGCGTTGCTTCTGGGCTTCATGCTGGCCTGGATGTACTACTTCACCACCGCGCGTTTCGCTCACAGCGCGGACGGCCTGATCCCCCCCAAGGAACAAGCCTGGATCGGCGAGACCGTTTTTATTTCCTTCATGGTCATCCAATTCGTGCTGCTGGCACTGCTGACGCCGGGTTACGTGGCGGGGGCGATTTCCGAGGAAAAAGAACGTAAAACCCTCGAGTTTTTACTCGCCACCGATCTCCGCAATCGGGAGATCATTTTCGGGAAGTTCGTCAGCCGCATCGCCAATCTGCTGTTCTATCTTCTGGCCGGCCTGCCGGTCCTGAGCCTGATTCAACTCTTCGGCGGCATCGATCCGGAATTCCTGCTGCTGACATACGCCTTGACGCTGATGACTATTCTTAGCGAAGCCTCCGTCAGCATGGCCGCTTCGACGATGACCCGCCGCGCCCGGGATGCCATCGCTCTAAGTTACCTCTCAATCATTGCCTATCTGGCACTTACCGGGGTAGCGCAATTACTACGCGCGTTAAGTTGGGCCGGTACGCCTCTCGAGCTGGCGGGATTCAAACTCACTCTGGTCGATTTTCTGGACTTCATTTCTGCCGGGAACATCGGCTACGACGTCGCTCTTCTGAGCACTCGCATGATCGGGCCAGGTATTATCAGCTTCAACGATCTGGCTCGCGGTTACGTGATCTTCCACCTGTTCGTTATTGTTTTCTGCCTCGGCTACTCCGTGCTGCGGCTACGTTCGATCGCTCTGAACCAGCTGTTCGGCCGGATCGGAGGAGGCTCGAACCGGGCTCTCACTCGGCAGGAACGGCGGGCCTCGCGACGCCGGGCGGTCGGCAATTATCCGATGATCTGGAAAGAGACCTTCTACGAACGGATGAAACTATCGATCGTGGGTCGAATTTTTATCCTTCTGCTGGGACTGGCATGCCTGCTGCCGCCGATTCTCCTGATTTTTGCGGAGTGGGACAATCGCTATCAGAATTTCTTCGAATACATTGTCTCGCCCCGGATCTGGTCGGAATTGCCGCGGTTTTCCCACGAGTATGTGGGCATCATCGGCCCCATCGTCTGCAGTTTCTTCTTCCTGGGAATCGCCGTGCGGGCGGCGAACTGCATCCGCAATGAAAAAGATCAGCAGACGCTCGATGACTTGCTGACGACGTCTCTCACTACCTGGGAAATCCTGTTCGGAAAGTGGTTCGGCTGCGTTTTCTCGATGCGTCTGGGCTGGTACTGGTTATTCGGGATCTGGATCTTCGGCTGGCTCTCTTTTGGAATTACTTTCCTGACCCTTTTGCTGCTGGCCGTCAGTACGGTAATCTACGCCAGCGCTTTCGCCTGGATTGGGATTTGTTGTTCGCTGACTTGCAGTACCTCGTTGCGGGCCACCATGTGGAGCATCTGCGGTTCGATTTTCTGCGGCGGCGGCTACCTGATCGTATTCGGTTTCTGTTGTGCGATGCCGCTGGAAACTGTCGTCGATATGAGAATGCAGGATCTGGAATGGCTGCTGCGTTTAGTTACCTCCTTCAGCCCGCCCTGGATTCTGCATTATTTCACTTTTCAGGAGTTCAGCGCCCAGGAAATGGAAGGGCCGATGCGGGCCGGGGAATCGTACTTCGGTTACGCGGGAGTTGGGGTGCTGGGTTGGGTAGCACTCTCTTTTCTGCTCAGCCGGTTTTGCCAATCCCGATTCCAGGAGATGACCAACCGCATACCTTATACTCCAGAGGTTCCACCGGCACCCCCGCCGTTGACCGCCAAACGGGATGTTCTCGAAACGCCGTGAGGTCGCCGGGTTTTCACACGAAGTTCGAAAGGATACGCATGTCTCTCCGTTATATTCTTCTGGCTCTGACGGGCTGGACGCTGGTGTCGATGTCGGCCTTCGCCGCCGATCCCAAAATCAAACTGCTGATCATCGACGGTCAGAACAATCACAATTGGAAGGAATCGACGCCGCTGCTGAAGGAAATCTTCGAAAAAGCCGGCATTTTCGATGTCAGCATCGCGACGGCCCCGCCCGGAGATACCAAAGGTTTCGCCCCCAAGTTCAGCGATTACCAAGTAATCGTCTCCAACTACAACGGCAAAGACTGGCCGGCAGAAACGCAGAAAGCCTTCGAGGAATACGTCCGCAACGGCGGCGGCTTCGTCTCGGTTCACGCCGCGGATAATTCCTTCGGCGACTGGCCCGAGTACAACACCATGATCGGCGTCGGTGGTTGGGGCGGACGCAAACCCACCGAAGGGGCCTACCTCCGGATCAAGGGAAGCAACTTCGTTCGAGACACCGACAAGGGAGACCGCGTCGGCAGCCACGGCGCACAGCACGAATTCCTGATGACGACGCGCGCCGCCGAGCATCCCATTATGAAAGGCTTGCCGGAAAAATGGATGCACGGCAAAGACGAACTGTATGACCGGCTGCGAGGACCGGCCAAGAATGTGACGGTACTCGCCAGCGCTTTCTCGGAAAAATCCAAGGGCGGCAGCGGCGTGGACGAACCGCTTCTGATGGTGATCGATTACGGCAAAGGACGCGTCTTTCACACGGCATTAGGTCATGGAAAGGAAGCGATTCTTTGTGCGGGTTTCGCGACCACGTTGACGCGAGGGGCCGAATGGGTCGCTACCGGAAAAGTGACGCAGGAAGTTCCCACGAACTTCCCCACGGCTGAAAAATCAAGCAACTGGAAGTAAATCCAAACGACGGGATCGGTTAACTGACCCAAGTCCCGTCCACGATATTCCAATTCAGCAGTTCTTCAGGTTTAAACCAAAGAGAAATCTCCAGAGAGGCATTCTCGGCACTGTCGCTCCCGTGAATCAGATTGTTTTGCACGCTCAGGGCGAAATCCCCTCGAATCGTACCGGGGGGAGCTTTGGCCCCATCGGTCAGTCCCATCAGATTTCTGCAAACCTGCACGGCTTCACGTCCCTGCCAGACCATGGCCACTGTCGGGCCGGAGGTCAAAAATTCGAGCAGCGATTCATAGAACGGCTTACCCTTGTGCACGGCATAGTGCTTCTCGGCCAGAGCTCGATCCGCTTTGACAAACTTCAGGCCGATCAGTTGCAGGCCCTTCTGTTCAAAGCGAGCGGTGATCGAACCAATCAAACGGCGTTGAATGGCATCCGGCTTCAGTAGAATCAGCGTTTGCTGCATGGAGTGCTGCCCGTATCTTCGAGTTCAATAACAATTTAGGTTTAGTCAGTCTGTGGCGCCCCAAAGCGGACGTCCAGATGAGTTTTCCCATTTTTCACGGCTTCGCAAAAATATCGGATCGACTAGCGGGATTTCACCCGGTTTGATCCGAAATTCTCGAAACCTTCACATGACATATGAATTATGATTCATAATTTAAAAGTAAATGTTTTCCTAATTTACTTTTTATCGGAGCCAATCTCGTGCCTAAAACACGTAGAGGGTTTACCCTGATCGAACTTCTGGTGGTGATCGCGATCATTGCCATTCTCATCGGCCTTCTTTTGCCTGCAGTTCAGAAGGTCCGCGAAGCCGCCTCACGCATCAAATGCGCCAACAATTTGAAGCAGCTGGGCCTCGCGGTGATGAATTATGAAAGTGCCTTCAGTTATCTTCCTCCCTCCAGTATCAACAGCCCGGGCATTCCCGCGCCTTCTCAGATGTCGCAATTTCTGAAGGTCGGCACGACGGGCACTTCCTCGGCGAACTATGCCCAGACATCGTTTCTGACGATCATCCTCCCGTTCATCGAGCAGGGCAACATCCTGCAGCAGAACGGCATCAGCTACGATTTCCGTCAGGATTGGTATTCGGTCAACAATCAGGCGGCGGCCACCCACCGCATCCCGACCTTCGAATGCCCTTCGACTCCCACCACGCACCTGATTGACCCCGCTCTGCAGGCATCCACATACGGCAACTTGGTTTACGCCACTTCCGACTACATGGCCGTCAACCGCAGCAACAATCGCCCCGCCATTTGGCAGGCGATGGGTTTGAACTATCCCGGCAGCGTGCCTGTGGTATCCAGCGATAAAGGCATCAAGGGGGTGATGATCACCAACGATTTCAGCACCATCATGCAGATTACGGATGGCTTGAGCAACATGATCATGATTGGCGAAGCTGCTGGCCGTCCCGCTCAATACCTCAAGGGCAATAAGCTCGCGGTCACCCAGCCCACCTACATGAACGGGCCTTGGGCTTATTCGGGCAATGACATTGCAGTCGACGGATCCACCGGCGGGCCGAACTATACGACCCTGACAAACGCGGCCGACGTCCCCTCTTCCTGCCAGATCAACTGCAACAATCAGGGGGAGCTTTATGCCTTCCACACGGGTGGCTGCAACGTGGTCATGGGAGATGCTTCCGTCCGCTTCCTGCGGGATTCGATTTCGCTGGCCAATTTGCTGAAAATGTGCGCTCGCGGAGACGGCTATCCTGTCGAAATTGATTAATGTTCCATCTTAATATTAATTAAAATTCATTTAAAGCCGTGGTAGTACACCACGGCTTTGTTTTTTGTAGATGTTTGAAAAAATTTCTATGTAAATTCTCATCTTCACAAATTTCTCTTTTGAATCCCCTTTTCGTTCTGATATTAATTTTCTCTGATCCTCTCTCACTAATTTGTCATCTGTTTTTTTCCTCGGAGAACGTCAATGCGCTTGAATCGTAAAGGTTTTACGCTGATTGAGTTGCTGGTGGTGATAGCCATCATTGCAATCTTGATCGGTTTGCTGCTCCCCGCCGTACAAAAAGTACGCGATGCCGCAGCTCGGATGAAGTGCTCGAACAACTTGAAGCAATGTGCTCTCGCAGCCATGAACTACGAATCGGCTTATGGCCTGTTCCCCTGCATTAACGTCGACAAGACCGGTGCTACAGCTAACACAAATACTTCTCCGGGATACTACACCCCTTATTCGGATGGTGATGGTCCTGCCGGTGCGAAGACCTATTTCCCCATTGCTCCTCAACAGGGCAAGTACATTTCGCTCTGGGAAAATCTCTTCCCCTACCTCGAACAAGGCAACCTTTTCAACAGCCTGACACTGAACAACACGAACGCGACCACCGGTACTCAGTACGCCAACCTGTCTCCGGTTTTAGGGGCCGCTCCTGGGCAAACATCGGTTCCCAGTTTAATTTGCCCTTCGGATGTGGGTATTGCTCAACAACCTATCCAAGGTTATGTTCACACGGCTCAAGGTTCGACCGGACTTTACTTCGGGATCTGCAGCTACGGCGGTAACGGCGGTACGTATTCCGGCTATTATGCCTCGACCAACTTTGACGGCGTGTTCAACGTGAATAGCACGACCAAAATTGCAAGCATCACGGACGGAACCAGCAACACCTTCATGTTCATGGAACGCTACCACCTCGACCCCGTTTTCGATTCGATCTGCGGCTCTAAAGGTGACCTGACGATCAAAACTTACGGCGGTTGGGCTTGGACGAACATCTACGCCACGGAAGACCAACTGCTCAGCTGCCCCTGGCAACGAGTTACCAATGCTCCATTCGATAGCACCTATCTGAGCAGCAAGATCATCAACTGGACCATTCCTGCCGGCACTTCCGCCAGCTACAACGTTTGCGACGAACGACTGGCCGTTCCCGGTAGCGGTCACACCGGCGGCGCCAACTTCGCTTTCTGCGATGGTTCGGTGCGATTCATTCGCGACACCATCGCTCCTCAAATTCTGAACATCTACGCTGTGATTAACGACGGCTTGGTTAATCCATCTTTGGATTAATTTTGAAGTTGTGACGACTCCTTAGAATTTACTCTTGGCGGAATTAATAATTCCGCCTTTTTCATTGGATGACCCTGTTGGAGTAATAAATGACCTCATTGAATTGCTATACTCTTCGCGGCGCGGTTGCAGTCCTGGCGATCGCCATTATCGGATGCGGCCCGGATGGTCCGATCGGAAAAGTGACACCCGTGGAAGGCGTAATTAAACTGGATGATACGCCGCTCGTCGAAGTGACCATCCAATTCACACCTGTGGAGGGCGGCGGCAAGTTGATAGGCTCAACTGGTGTCACCGATGCCCAAGGTCATTTCGTGATGAAAACGGGCGACGGCCGCGACGGCGCTATCGTCGGAAAACAAAAAGTGACCGTGCGTTCCGAACGGGCCGATACACGCTCGGGCTATAAAGGTTCCCCCCGGTCCGTACCACCCAGATATAGCGCTACCGACGATAAAAACCCGCTGGGTACTATCGATGTGAGCGAAGGCAAGAAGACTTACGATTTCGATTTGAAGTCCAAATAGCAAAATCTGCTTCTCGCCCGACTATCTCTTCAATGCCGACTATTTGTCGGCATTGTTTACGTTGAAAGCCAATAGCCGGGGGGCCGGAGAGCTGGCCCGATCAATTCGGATAATGGCCCCGGCCTCACTGACCTTTCGCAACTTTCCAGC
The genomic region above belongs to Telmatocola sphagniphila and contains:
- a CDS encoding ThuA domain-containing protein, with product MSLRYILLALTGWTLVSMSAFAADPKIKLLIIDGQNNHNWKESTPLLKEIFEKAGIFDVSIATAPPGDTKGFAPKFSDYQVIVSNYNGKDWPAETQKAFEEYVRNGGGFVSVHAADNSFGDWPEYNTMIGVGGWGGRKPTEGAYLRIKGSNFVRDTDKGDRVGSHGAQHEFLMTTRAAEHPIMKGLPEKWMHGKDELYDRLRGPAKNVTVLASAFSEKSKGGSGVDEPLLMVIDYGKGRVFHTALGHGKEAILCAGFATTLTRGAEWVATGKVTQEVPTNFPTAEKSSNWK
- the nusB gene encoding transcription antitermination factor NusB, whose translation is MTKRSKAREVAMQLLFQKDFNKNTQRAEVERFVGDRLRDKSLIPFALQLYDGVLGKLEEIDKGLSAAADNWKLHRMAGVDRNVLRLGSYEMLHLSDSTPAPVALDEAIELARRFGSQDSPSFVNGVLDKIHKTQGTGIEAPQPTESAPAETPAVPPAPAAE
- a CDS encoding glycosyltransferase, which gives rise to MRPNFVIRQMKDFSSPQRAVLKIKGLIRRFLIFYSDLRFGKMPLTFENPFHLPLINGVLRRARLSALSADPKQLNGTEATAARYILARYLEDVALRNRFPLGLAENDQGGLCEALCSEFQANATAVDNIRTAFARQLGARPLQAFDHYLDWHEKFPLSLTPAGSRRYMEFLLRNRVTVHLSIEEILWFHLQNAADPYKGIISTYLRMPLWQQKFPNGLSKAEFEEMLEWIDCHYKLGSPLWLSRVPDPKNFEQCQAERSGRTVVRKEKPLDLGANVLAHFRYASGLQEAALNTVRALEAVKLPHTLRDVPVAKSLDQPGREHLLGQEVFDFSLLHLAPIPNPVLHYPKAGLWQRPGVHRAGIWYWELEVIPEEWPAHARELNEIWAPTRFIHQAMSKVMPVPVVPMLPGVPVPVAPQLPRQNFGLDPNKFLFLFMFDMNSVMERKNPLGLIEAYRRAFGNSRSTQLAIKVSRGKSDPESYARLTAAAATVGGVLIDRVMTREECYGLMNCCDAYVSLHRSEGFGLTIAEAMLLGKPVVATAYSGNLDFNTPENSKLIPFDLIPITQASPVYPKGGYWAEPSISAAAEAMKWLYEDAAGRQAIARRGEADARKILSLEAYGHRIQSHLRELKELGYGTSRSQAA
- the ndk gene encoding nucleoside-diphosphate kinase, with the protein product MQQTLILLKPDAIQRRLIGSITARFEQKGLQLIGLKFVKADRALAEKHYAVHKGKPFYESLLEFLTSGPTVAMVWQGREAVQVCRNLMGLTDGAKAPPGTIRGDFALSVQNNLIHGSDSAENASLEISLWFKPEELLNWNIVDGTWVS
- a CDS encoding DUF1559 domain-containing protein, whose translation is MRLNRKGFTLIELLVVIAIIAILIGLLLPAVQKVRDAAARMKCSNNLKQCALAAMNYESAYGLFPCINVDKTGATANTNTSPGYYTPYSDGDGPAGAKTYFPIAPQQGKYISLWENLFPYLEQGNLFNSLTLNNTNATTGTQYANLSPVLGAAPGQTSVPSLICPSDVGIAQQPIQGYVHTAQGSTGLYFGICSYGGNGGTYSGYYASTNFDGVFNVNSTTKIASITDGTSNTFMFMERYHLDPVFDSICGSKGDLTIKTYGGWAWTNIYATEDQLLSCPWQRVTNAPFDSTYLSSKIINWTIPAGTSASYNVCDERLAVPGSGHTGGANFAFCDGSVRFIRDTIAPQILNIYAVINDGLVNPSLD
- a CDS encoding DUF1559 domain-containing protein — its product is MPKTRRGFTLIELLVVIAIIAILIGLLLPAVQKVREAASRIKCANNLKQLGLAVMNYESAFSYLPPSSINSPGIPAPSQMSQFLKVGTTGTSSANYAQTSFLTIILPFIEQGNILQQNGISYDFRQDWYSVNNQAAATHRIPTFECPSTPTTHLIDPALQASTYGNLVYATSDYMAVNRSNNRPAIWQAMGLNYPGSVPVVSSDKGIKGVMITNDFSTIMQITDGLSNMIMIGEAAGRPAQYLKGNKLAVTQPTYMNGPWAYSGNDIAVDGSTGGPNYTTLTNAADVPSSCQINCNNQGELYAFHTGGCNVVMGDASVRFLRDSISLANLLKMCARGDGYPVEID
- a CDS encoding ABC transporter permease subunit → MDSPVNALKNWAKWTFSFSNNREAWRERICLFSLVLLSVLLFAFYGAIPGPLKLILSLVMVFLFAYAARNGALRLFGPVLAYDMLRIGRRRLNFTLRTSYALLLGFMLAWMYYFTTARFAHSADGLIPPKEQAWIGETVFISFMVIQFVLLALLTPGYVAGAISEEKERKTLEFLLATDLRNREIIFGKFVSRIANLLFYLLAGLPVLSLIQLFGGIDPEFLLLTYALTLMTILSEASVSMAASTMTRRARDAIALSYLSIIAYLALTGVAQLLRALSWAGTPLELAGFKLTLVDFLDFISAGNIGYDVALLSTRMIGPGIISFNDLARGYVIFHLFVIVFCLGYSVLRLRSIALNQLFGRIGGGSNRALTRQERRASRRRAVGNYPMIWKETFYERMKLSIVGRIFILLLGLACLLPPILLIFAEWDNRYQNFFEYIVSPRIWSELPRFSHEYVGIIGPIVCSFFFLGIAVRAANCIRNEKDQQTLDDLLTTSLTTWEILFGKWFGCVFSMRLGWYWLFGIWIFGWLSFGITFLTLLLLAVSTVIYASAFAWIGICCSLTCSTSLRATMWSICGSIFCGGGYLIVFGFCCAMPLETVVDMRMQDLEWLLRLVTSFSPPWILHYFTFQEFSAQEMEGPMRAGESYFGYAGVGVLGWVALSFLLSRFCQSRFQEMTNRIPYTPEVPPAPPPLTAKRDVLETP